A segment of the Methanomassiliicoccaceae archaeon DOK genome:
GGCCAGAATGGAGGAACTGGAATGAAGATGGAAATAACCCAGCAGAAAGACAACCCTCTGCAGAAGAGGGTCGAGGTGTACTTCACCATCGACCACAACGGAGAGTCCACCCCCGGCAGGAACGCCGTCGCCGAGGAGGTCGCGAAACAGACCAAATCCAAGAGGGACTGTGTCGTCGTCGACAACATCGAGTCCGTCTACGGAAGGGGCATGTCCAAGGGATACGCCAAGGTCTACGAGAGCAAGGAGGCCGCCCTCGAGTTCGACAGGGAGTACCTGCTGAAGAGGAACGGAATCGAGGCAACCAAGCCCGAGGCACCCGCCGAAGAGGAAGCACCCCAGGAGTGATTTGAATGGCAAAAGCAGCCGCACCCAAGAAAGTCGTCGCCAAGAAGGACGCATACAAGGTCGAGGGCGACAAGCTCGTCAGGACCAAGCCCGTCTGCCCCAAGTGCGGACCCGGTGTCTTCATGGCAACCCACAAGGACCGTGTCTCCTGCGGAAACTGCGGATACACCGAGTTCAAACAGAACTGAGAAGAGAGATCATCTTCAATCCGCCTCCACCCTCTCAACAGGAGGCTCAGGATCGCCGGGGCGAAACCCGCCCCGGCACAACTATTCTTCTCAAACCCCAAAATTCTCTCTGGGCCCGTAGTATAGCTTGGATAGCATGGGGGCCTCCGGAGCCTCAGACTCGGGTTCGAATCCCGACGGGCCCGCCTGACCGAGAACATCCGCACGGATCCCCGTCCGGGCGTCAATGTAATCTCCCTGATTCCAATCGGCCAATATCTGTGCCTACGACGCCATCGGTTATAAAGAGCCAGACCTGCGGAAAGATGATGGATGGAACCATCAGCCGATAGCATAAATACGGTGATTCCGATGCGTCCGGCAATGACGAAGGGGCGCATATCACCTAGAAGCGAACTGGCTAACCTCCCCCGCACCGTTCACGGCGGGAAGGGATGGATGCTCGACAACGTCGAGGACTACAGCCACAACCTGAATCCCTTCGGACCCCCAGAGGACCTGGCGGAGATTGTCGCCTCGGCCATACCGCAGGTCGGCCACTACCCGGACGACTCCTGCGCGGAGCTCAGGGAGGTCATCGCAAAGACGTTCAACGTCGCAACGGATTGCATCTCCGTCGGCGCCGGATCGTCAGATATAATTAGGAACGTCCCCAACACGTTCTACGAGAGGGGCGACAGGGTCGTCATCCCGAGTCCTTCGTTCGCCGAGTACACCCAGCAGTGCAGGATTGTCGGCGCCGAGGTCCATCCGTTCGAGCTTCAGCCCGAGGAGGACTTCAGGATCGACGCCGACCGTCTGCTGGAGGCCGCCGAGGGCGCCAGGGCGGTGTACATATGCAACCCCAATAACCCCACCGGCAGGGTGGAGCCCCGTGACAAGCTCGTCCGCATCGCCCGCGAGCTCGAGGAGCAGGGCACGCTCCTTTTCCTGGACGAGACGCTCCTGGAGCTGGTCCCCGGCTACACGGACATAACGCTGTCCGGGATGGTGAGCCGCTTCTCCAACCTCATTGTCGCATCCTCACTCACGAAATCGTTCGCGATCCCCGGCATAAGGATAGGGTTCGGGTTCTCCAACCCCGATATCATCGCCGAGATGGACAAGGTCCGCATGACATGGAACGTGGGCGAGATAGAGCAGACCGTGGCGACGGTCCTGCTGAGGGACAAGATGGACTACGTGGATCATGCGGCGGCCGTCATGGCCGAGGAGTCGGAGCTCATGAACTCCTCGCTCGGGGAGATCGGTTTCCCCGTGGGAGCCGTTTCTGACTCGTTCTTCTACTTCAACTCCCTCGAGTCGCTGGGGATGACCGGCGCCGAGTTCAACAAGAGGATGATCACGCACGGGATCTCCGTCCGCGACTGCGCATCCTTCGGCGACCGCTTCACGAATTACATACGCTACAGCGTGAAGGACAGGGAGCGC
Coding sequences within it:
- a CDS encoding 30S ribosomal protein S24e, with translation MKMEITQQKDNPLQKRVEVYFTIDHNGESTPGRNAVAEEVAKQTKSKRDCVVVDNIESVYGRGMSKGYAKVYESKEAALEFDREYLLKRNGIEATKPEAPAEEEAPQE
- a CDS encoding 30S ribosomal protein S27ae, producing MAKAAAPKKVVAKKDAYKVEGDKLVRTKPVCPKCGPGVFMATHKDRVSCGNCGYTEFKQN
- a CDS encoding aminotransferase class I/II-fold pyridoxal phosphate-dependent enzyme, yielding MTKGRISPRSELANLPRTVHGGKGWMLDNVEDYSHNLNPFGPPEDLAEIVASAIPQVGHYPDDSCAELREVIAKTFNVATDCISVGAGSSDIIRNVPNTFYERGDRVVIPSPSFAEYTQQCRIVGAEVHPFELQPEEDFRIDADRLLEAAEGARAVYICNPNNPTGRVEPRDKLVRIARELEEQGTLLFLDETLLELVPGYTDITLSGMVSRFSNLIVASSLTKSFAIPGIRIGFGFSNPDIIAEMDKVRMTWNVGEIEQTVATVLLRDKMDYVDHAAAVMAEESELMNSSLGEIGFPVGAVSDSFFYFNSLESLGMTGAEFNKRMITHGISVRDCASFGDRFTNYIRYSVKDRERNCRFIAAVDAVING